The sequence GGGGCGGATAGATGCCAGGCTCCGAGCTGCCGAGAAAAATTTTGTTCATGATATCCGCCCGCGGCTTTACGATCAGATGGTCCACATCCATCGCATTCAGCACCGTCCGCATATTGCGGAAAGAGGCTTCGGACATATAGCCGTTATCAAAAGTACAGGCCAGCAGCGATAAGCCGTACTTCTCCTTCAAGGTATGAATCAGGAATGTGCTGTCCTTCCCACCGCTGAATGCCACCAACGCATCGTATCTGCGCTTGACGGACTTGCAGTCCTCCAGCAGTTCCGATAGCCTGCCGCGTAATTTGTCATAAGAAGGCAGGGCGGATCTGTTCTCCGCTTGCCTGCACAGGGAGCACACTCCATCCGAATCGAACGTAATTCCGGGATAGGTCTCGGGCAGAACGCAACGTGTACAACGCTTCACAACGACATTCCTCCTGCCGGCTCCCTCAACAGGGACCGATTGATTTTTAATGTGGCCGTCTTGGGCAAACTGCCGCAAAATTCAACCTCATATGGAATCATGTAATGCGGCAAATTCCGTTTGCAGTGCAAGATGACATCCTGCGCCTCAAGAGACGCGCCCTCCTCCCGGACAATGACCGCTTTGATGCGGACGTTGCCGTTGACGTCCGTTATGCCAACCGCGGCGGCTTCCCGTATCCCGGGCATCCGGCAAAGGCCATCCTCGATTTCTTCAGGACTGACGCGGATTCCCATCAATTTGAGCATCATGTCCTTACGGCCCTCAATGTAAAGAAAGCCCTCTTCATCCAGCCGCCCCAAATCGCCCGTATACAGCCTTCCGTTCCTGAATGTCTCCGCCGTCAGCTTGGGAAGATTCCAGTAACCGGGTGAAACGAAGGCCCCCTGATGGGTAATTTCCCCGATCTCTCCGGGCCGGCAGGGCTCGCCTTCCGGATTGACGATTTCGATTTCCACTCCCGGCAGCGGCTTGCCCGCCGAGGGGAATTTCCGGTCAAAGTCTTCCGGCAAGAGACAGGTGGAGCGGAACGCCTCGGTTGTACCGTACATCATGTAGAACCGGGTCTCGGGTAGCACAGACCTAAGCTTCTTTATTTCGTTTGGGGGAAAAGCTTCCCCGATAATAGATATATATCTGAGATTCGGATAATGGTGCCCGGCAAAAGGAGAATGTCTTTGCAGCAGCATCCTCCAAAAAGAAGGAACGGCATGGAATCCGGTGATTCGTTCTGTCAACAAGGTATCGACAATATCTTTGGGGAAGACAGAATCTTGCAAGATCAGTGTTGCTCCGGCAAATACGGAAGTGAACAACTGGCTTAAAGCTCCGTCAAACGAAAATGGGGTAACGCTGATAATCCGGTCGCTGGCATGGTTCCCCAGCAGACCTGCCGACACGACTGTCGATTCATACAAAATACGATGGGTAACGACGATGCCTTTCGGTCTCCCGGTGGAACCTGAGGTATACAAAATGGCAGCGGGATCATCTTCCAGGGCCGGGACAGGCTCAATCTTCCCCGGATTACCGCCGGTACTATACTCCGCCAGCGGCAGCGAAATCACATTCGGAACGGTTCCGGCAAGCTCCGCATTAAGGAACGTTCCAGTTTTGCCTTCATGCAAAAACAGCAGCTTGATTCCGCAATCGGCCGCAATATGACGCAGCTGCTCTTCTTTAAAGTAGGGATTGATATGGACAAAGACGGCGCCAATTCTCATAATGGCGAATAAAGCGATGATTTCATCCAAGCATTTAGAAGAAAAAATGCCGACACGATCACCCTTTCCAATCCCCTTGGATACAAGCAAGCCCATGACAGCGTCAACCGCCGCTTCCGCTTCCATGTAGGTAAGCCCCTGGCCCTTGCAGCGAAAGGCCTCCTTGTCCGGCTGCTCAATTGCCGCTTTGGACAGCAATTCATGAATGAACATCATTGGCGCACTCCAAGGTTCCGCTTCCTTTCCACGAGTCCCACCAAGCCGTCGATCGTACCGAAGCTCTCCATATCCACGTCTTCTTCGGATATCTCAAGCCCAAAGGTATTCTCCAGGAACGCCAGCAAGTCAAGTACATCCAGTGAGGTTAAGATTCCTTGCTCAAATAAGTTGCTTGCATGATCGGACACCGGTTCATTGATCAAATCCTGTATAAAACCCGCAATAAGTTCTCTTTCGTTCATGATAAATGCCTCCTCTAGTCTTAAATAAGATCCTTATCACTGCCCGTTAGCAACAGTTCTGAACGTTCCCGACTCTATGCAATGGATAAATTCCGGTATGACCCGGAACAAATCTCCGACAATACCATAGTCGGCATATTGAAATATTGGCGCGCCGGCATCGGAATTTATCGCAATAATCATCTCCGACTTATCCATGCCGACCGTATGCTGGAGCGCGCCCGAAATGCCGCATGCGATATAAAGACTCGGCTTTACGATAACGCCCGTTTGACCGATTTGTCTTGCAGCTTCCAGCCATCCTTCATCTACCAGCGGACGGGTAGCGCCAATCTCGGCCCCAATCGTCCCTGCCAGCTTGTGAATCAGCGGCAGATTCGCAGCCGCACCGATCCCCCGGCCGACTGCGACGATTGAATCAGCCTGTCCGAGCTCGAAACCCTTTCCATCCCGCAATATCCTCTTCCCCAGCGTATATACAGACTGCATCACAGGATATTCATCACTGAAATCGAGAATCATTCCTGGGGGATGCCCGGAATGATCCGCTCTCTGGAAGGCGCGTTCTTTCAGCGTCGCCATCTGGGGAGAATGATGCGGAATGACGATCCGGGCCAGAACGCCGCCGCCAAGCGCAGGACGGGTAATAATCAACCGGCGGGTCTCCGGCTCCAAGCTTAGATCGGTGCAATCCGCGCACAATCCGGTGTCCAGCTTTGCTGCGATTCGCGGAAACAGGGAACGGCCGTGTTCCGTTGCTCCGCCGAGGAATATATCCGGCTGTCTTCTCGCCAGCACATCGGCGGTTATGCGGGTAAGAACATCTTCCGCATAGGAAGGAAGCCAGTCCAAGTCAAGCAGCCATACCTCGTGGGCACCGCAGCGCATCACTTCCCCGGCAAGCTGACGGCTGCCGTTTCCGGCTATGATCGCCGCTATTTTGAAGGAATCCGACTCTCCGGTGAGCGACCTGGCGGCCCCGATTGCCTCATAGGACGATTCGTCGATAACTCCGCCGGTGTGTTCGATATAAACACATATCACAGTGGGCTGACGTTCGCTGACCTCATCTGCCGCTGCGGGGTTATTCGCCGCTGTCTCCTTGTCCTCTTCCGGCCACTCGGCCGAATCCTGGCGTATCGCCTTGTTTGGACATAATGATGCGCAAAATCCGCACTCCATGCATCGCTCATCGTCGATGACTGCTACGGTTCCGTTAACGGATATGGCCTCGACCGGGCACATGCTCCTGCATATTCCGCACCCGCTGCAGTCGGTCTCGTGAATGATCAAGCTCTATCCTCCTCCCTCCTGACCTTTGGCTCGGGTTAACCCGAGCCGGGATACCAACCGGGAAACGCAGGCCGTATCCTCTTCAAAAATGCTGAGTTCAGCCTCTTGGCGTTCGCCGGCTTTCACCAATCGGGTCATCTCCAGCACTCGCGTCGGCGATCCCTTTAATCCCATTCTTCCCGGG is a genomic window of Paenibacillus durus ATCC 35681 containing:
- a CDS encoding class I adenylate-forming enzyme family protein; translated protein: MMFIHELLSKAAIEQPDKEAFRCKGQGLTYMEAEAAVDAVMGLLVSKGIGKGDRVGIFSSKCLDEIIALFAIMRIGAVFVHINPYFKEEQLRHIAADCGIKLLFLHEGKTGTFLNAELAGTVPNVISLPLAEYSTGGNPGKIEPVPALEDDPAAILYTSGSTGRPKGIVVTHRILYESTVVSAGLLGNHASDRIISVTPFSFDGALSQLFTSVFAGATLILQDSVFPKDIVDTLLTERITGFHAVPSFWRMLLQRHSPFAGHHYPNLRYISIIGEAFPPNEIKKLRSVLPETRFYMMYGTTEAFRSTCLLPEDFDRKFPSAGKPLPGVEIEIVNPEGEPCRPGEIGEITHQGAFVSPGYWNLPKLTAETFRNGRLYTGDLGRLDEEGFLYIEGRKDMMLKLMGIRVSPEEIEDGLCRMPGIREAAAVGITDVNGNVRIKAVIVREEGASLEAQDVILHCKRNLPHYMIPYEVEFCGSLPKTATLKINRSLLREPAGGMSL
- a CDS encoding acyl carrier protein; protein product: MNERELIAGFIQDLINEPVSDHASNLFEQGILTSLDVLDLLAFLENTFGLEISEEDVDMESFGTIDGLVGLVERKRNLGVRQ
- a CDS encoding electron transfer flavoprotein subunit alpha codes for the protein MIIHETDCSGCGICRSMCPVEAISVNGTVAVIDDERCMECGFCASLCPNKAIRQDSAEWPEEDKETAANNPAAADEVSERQPTVICVYIEHTGGVIDESSYEAIGAARSLTGESDSFKIAAIIAGNGSRQLAGEVMRCGAHEVWLLDLDWLPSYAEDVLTRITADVLARRQPDIFLGGATEHGRSLFPRIAAKLDTGLCADCTDLSLEPETRRLIITRPALGGGVLARIVIPHHSPQMATLKERAFQRADHSGHPPGMILDFSDEYPVMQSVYTLGKRILRDGKGFELGQADSIVAVGRGIGAAANLPLIHKLAGTIGAEIGATRPLVDEGWLEAARQIGQTGVIVKPSLYIACGISGALQHTVGMDKSEMIIAINSDAGAPIFQYADYGIVGDLFRVIPEFIHCIESGTFRTVANGQ